One region of Streptomyces subrutilus genomic DNA includes:
- the tsaD gene encoding tRNA (adenosine(37)-N6)-threonylcarbamoyltransferase complex transferase subunit TsaD, translating into MADEPLVLGIETSCDETGVGIVRGTTLLADAIASSVDEHARFGGVVPEVASRAHLEAMVPTIERALKEAGVSARDLDGIAVTAGPGLAGALLVGTSAAKAYAYALGKPLYGVNHLASHICVDQLEHGPLPEPTMALLVSGGHSSLLLAPDITSDVRPLGATIDDAAGEAFDKIARVLQLGFPGGPVIDRLAREGDPKAINFPRGLTGPRDAPYDFSFSGLKTAVARWIEAKRHAGEEVPVRDVAASFQEAVVDVLTRKAIRACKDEGVDHLMIGGGVAANSRLRSLAQERCDDAGIILRVPRPKLCTDNGAMVAALGAEMVKRNRAASDWDLSADSSLPVTDPHVPGAHGHGHGHGHAHGHGHAHDHDHVHELSKDNLYS; encoded by the coding sequence ATGGCTGACGAACCTCTCGTCCTCGGCATCGAGACCTCCTGCGACGAGACCGGCGTCGGCATCGTCCGCGGCACCACCCTGCTCGCGGACGCGATCGCGTCGAGCGTCGACGAGCACGCGCGCTTCGGCGGGGTCGTGCCCGAGGTGGCCTCGCGCGCCCACCTGGAGGCGATGGTCCCCACCATCGAACGCGCCCTGAAGGAGGCCGGGGTCAGCGCCCGCGACCTCGACGGCATCGCGGTCACGGCCGGGCCGGGCCTCGCGGGGGCGCTGCTGGTGGGCACCTCGGCGGCCAAGGCGTACGCCTACGCCCTGGGCAAGCCGCTCTACGGCGTGAACCACCTGGCCTCGCACATCTGCGTGGACCAGTTGGAGCACGGTCCGCTGCCGGAGCCGACCATGGCGCTGCTGGTGTCGGGCGGGCACTCCTCGCTGCTGCTGGCCCCCGACATCACCTCCGACGTCCGGCCGCTCGGCGCGACCATCGACGACGCGGCCGGCGAGGCCTTCGACAAGATCGCCCGCGTGCTCCAGCTGGGCTTCCCCGGCGGTCCGGTCATCGACCGGCTGGCGCGGGAGGGCGACCCGAAGGCGATCAACTTCCCGCGCGGGCTGACCGGGCCGCGCGACGCCCCGTACGACTTCTCCTTCTCGGGGCTGAAGACGGCCGTCGCCCGCTGGATCGAGGCGAAGCGGCACGCGGGCGAGGAGGTGCCGGTGCGCGATGTGGCGGCGTCCTTCCAGGAGGCCGTGGTGGACGTGCTGACGCGCAAGGCGATCCGGGCGTGCAAGGACGAGGGCGTCGACCACCTGATGATCGGCGGCGGGGTGGCGGCCAACTCCCGGCTGCGCTCGCTGGCGCAGGAGCGGTGCGACGACGCGGGGATCATCCTGCGGGTGCCGCGGCCGAAGCTGTGCACGGACAACGGTGCGATGGTGGCGGCGCTGGGCGCGGAGATGGTCAAGCGGAACCGGGCCGCATCGGACTGGGACCTGTCGGCGGACTCCTCGCTGCCGGTGACGGACCCGCACGTGCCGGGTGCCCACGGCCACGGGCACGGGCACGGCCACGCGCACGGCCACGGCCACGCGCATGACCACGACCACGTGCACGAGCTGAGCAAGGACAACCTCTACTCATGA
- a CDS encoding class I SAM-dependent methyltransferase, whose amino-acid sequence MTPEDFAALLTPEGRALLDSLRDHDPAQELALATRLRREHPAALVSAALGQARLRQRAVAKFGAQDAFRMYFTPGGGEMATRASVASYRAERLAALGVRSLADLCCGIGGDALALARLGIRVLAVDHDPLTVAVARANAEALGLADLIEVREADVTEVDTAGYDAVFIDPARRGGRGRIFDPESYSPPLSWAVETARTAKYAAIKIAPGIPHEAVPAEAEAEWISDQGDVKEAVLWFGTSPGTVRATLLPGPRALQTADPLPDPEAGPVGRWLYEPDGAVIRAHLVAEVAEQLDGRLIDPTIAYITADELRATPYATAYEITDVLPFGLKKLKALLRERGVGVLTVKKRGSAIEPEELRRKVKPQGPHAATVFLTRVAGAPSMLIGAPAREL is encoded by the coding sequence GTGACCCCCGAAGACTTCGCCGCCCTCCTCACCCCCGAGGGGCGCGCCCTCCTCGACTCGCTCCGCGACCACGACCCCGCGCAGGAGCTGGCCCTCGCCACCCGGCTGCGCCGCGAGCACCCCGCCGCACTGGTCTCCGCCGCGCTCGGGCAGGCCCGGCTGCGGCAGCGCGCGGTGGCGAAGTTCGGCGCGCAGGACGCGTTCCGGATGTACTTCACGCCCGGTGGCGGCGAGATGGCGACCCGCGCGTCCGTGGCCTCGTACCGCGCCGAGCGGCTCGCCGCGCTCGGCGTGCGCAGCCTCGCGGACCTGTGCTGCGGCATCGGCGGGGACGCGCTCGCCCTGGCGCGGCTCGGCATCCGGGTGCTCGCCGTCGACCACGACCCGCTGACGGTCGCCGTCGCCCGGGCCAACGCCGAGGCGCTGGGACTGGCGGACCTGATCGAGGTCCGGGAGGCGGACGTGACGGAGGTGGACACCGCCGGCTACGACGCCGTCTTCATCGACCCGGCCCGGCGCGGCGGGCGCGGCCGGATCTTCGATCCGGAGTCGTACTCGCCGCCGCTGTCCTGGGCCGTGGAGACGGCCCGTACGGCGAAGTACGCCGCGATCAAGATCGCACCCGGGATCCCGCACGAGGCGGTCCCGGCCGAGGCCGAGGCCGAGTGGATCTCCGACCAGGGGGACGTGAAGGAGGCCGTGCTCTGGTTTGGGACCTCGCCGGGGACCGTGCGCGCCACCCTGTTGCCCGGGCCGCGCGCCCTGCAGACCGCCGACCCGCTGCCCGACCCGGAGGCGGGCCCGGTCGGCCGCTGGCTCTACGAGCCCGACGGCGCCGTGATCCGCGCCCACCTCGTGGCCGAGGTCGCCGAGCAGCTCGACGGCAGGCTGATCGACCCGACCATCGCGTACATCACCGCCGACGAGCTGCGCGCGACGCCGTACGCGACGGCGTACGAGATCACCGACGTGCTGCCCTTCGGGCTGAAGAAGCTGAAGGCGCTGCTGCGCGAGCGCGGGGTGGGCGTCCTCACCGTGAAGAAGCGCGGCTCGGCCATCGAGCCGGAGGAGCTCCGCAGGAAGGTCAAGCCGCAGGGCCCGCACGCGGCGACGGTCTTCCTGACCCGCGTCGCGGGCGCCCCGTCGATGCTGATCGGGGCGCCGGCCCGCGAGCTATGA
- a CDS encoding polysaccharide deacetylase family protein gives MQLVRQKEDKTQQGHRYAAGPRGRFGVAVAALLVAALGTACGSGGSEGPDKAEKAKAAKGAEAGAAGALSAAEKAKAAQQARIAAVKKWRLAKTPLTAPPAPKEKPELTTRDGFEVEDQEEYPPVFTTIDTEDKVVFLTVDDGAEKDPEFLKMMQELKIPYTAFLSDYIVKDNYPYFKEMQAAGVTLNNHTLNHRYMPGLSYEQQREEICGQQDTIRKQFGKRPTLFRPPYGNYNQDTLRAAKNCGIKAVPLWNAEAFPNRMEYREWDRDLHPGDIILTHFRGKDDWKGTMPDMIRQVMKTVTDKGYAVARLEDYL, from the coding sequence ATGCAGCTAGTCCGACAAAAGGAAGATAAGACGCAACAGGGTCACCGGTACGCGGCGGGTCCGCGCGGCCGGTTCGGGGTGGCCGTGGCCGCCCTGCTGGTAGCCGCCCTCGGCACGGCGTGCGGCTCCGGGGGGTCCGAGGGGCCGGACAAGGCCGAGAAGGCGAAGGCGGCCAAGGGTGCGGAGGCGGGGGCGGCGGGCGCGCTCAGCGCCGCCGAGAAGGCCAAGGCGGCCCAGCAGGCGCGCATCGCGGCGGTCAAGAAGTGGCGGCTGGCCAAGACCCCGCTGACCGCCCCGCCGGCGCCGAAGGAGAAGCCCGAGCTCACCACGCGCGACGGCTTCGAGGTGGAGGACCAGGAGGAGTACCCGCCGGTCTTCACCACCATCGACACGGAGGACAAGGTCGTCTTCCTGACCGTCGACGACGGCGCGGAGAAGGACCCCGAGTTCCTGAAGATGATGCAGGAGCTGAAGATCCCGTACACGGCCTTCCTCAGCGACTACATCGTCAAGGACAACTACCCCTACTTCAAGGAGATGCAGGCCGCCGGCGTCACCCTGAACAACCACACGCTCAACCACCGGTACATGCCGGGCCTCTCGTACGAGCAGCAGCGCGAGGAGATCTGCGGCCAGCAGGACACGATCCGGAAGCAGTTCGGCAAGCGGCCCACCCTCTTCCGCCCGCCGTACGGCAACTACAACCAGGACACCCTGCGCGCGGCGAAGAACTGCGGGATCAAGGCGGTGCCGCTGTGGAACGCGGAGGCCTTCCCGAACCGGATGGAGTACCGCGAGTGGGACCGCGACCTGCACCCCGGTGACATCATCCTGACCCACTTCCGGGGCAAGGACGACTGGAAGGGCACAATGCCTGACATGATCCGTCAGGTCATGAAGACCGTCACGGACAAGGGATACGCCGTGGCTCGCCTGGAGGACTATCTGTGA
- a CDS encoding polysaccharide deacetylase family protein: protein MKHARRLVAGSLAAGALALSLTGCGDGAAPTERLGPKAKATQEPSAAPASPSASASAPSAGGASDEAYRKWGLTAPVAYAPKPAQKPQLPKADPGKVPVIDRIPVAPEDKVVFLTFDDGAEKDPEFLRMAADLQLPISMFLTDSAASSDYGHFEKLRDNGSASTINNHTLTHPNLRTLPFAAQKHEICGQQDRLEKRFGRRPPLFRPPFGNYNDDTLRAASECGVSSLVLWRVSMQINNFQYAEGSALKPGDIILAHFRGPAELKGATETQMTARMLQRIQEQGYRIGRLEDYL from the coding sequence GTGAAGCACGCGCGCCGGTTGGTAGCCGGATCGCTGGCGGCCGGCGCGCTGGCGCTGTCCCTGACGGGGTGCGGGGACGGCGCGGCCCCCACCGAGCGGCTGGGGCCCAAGGCGAAGGCGACGCAGGAGCCGTCGGCCGCTCCCGCGTCGCCGTCCGCGTCGGCCTCCGCCCCCTCGGCGGGCGGGGCCTCGGACGAGGCGTACCGCAAGTGGGGCCTGACGGCCCCCGTCGCGTACGCGCCGAAGCCCGCCCAGAAGCCGCAGCTGCCCAAGGCGGACCCGGGCAAGGTCCCGGTGATAGACCGAATACCCGTCGCGCCCGAGGACAAGGTCGTCTTCCTGACCTTCGACGACGGCGCGGAGAAGGACCCCGAGTTCCTGAGGATGGCCGCCGATCTGCAGCTGCCGATCAGCATGTTCCTGACGGACAGCGCGGCCTCGTCGGACTACGGGCACTTCGAGAAGCTCCGCGACAACGGCTCCGCGAGCACCATAAACAACCACACCCTGACGCACCCGAACCTGCGCACGCTGCCCTTCGCGGCGCAGAAGCACGAGATATGCGGCCAGCAGGACCGGCTCGAGAAGCGCTTCGGCCGCCGCCCGCCGCTCTTCCGCCCGCCCTTCGGCAACTACAACGACGACACCCTCCGGGCCGCCTCGGAGTGCGGGGTCTCGTCCCTGGTGCTGTGGCGGGTCTCGATGCAGATCAACAACTTCCAGTACGCCGAGGGCTCCGCCCTCAAACCGGGCGACATCATCCTGGCGCACTTCCGCGGCCCCGCGGAGCTCAAGGGCGCCACGGAGACCCAGATGACGGCGCGCATGCTCCAGCGCATCCAGGAGCAGGGCTACCGGATAGGGCGCCTGGAGGACTACCTGTAG
- a CDS encoding GntR family transcriptional regulator — protein MTSQGGARQPKYQRIADALKAAIRSGEYGPGDRLPGENDLMATYEVARMTARQALAVLQNEGLAEARKGAGVFVRAFRPLRRRGVQRLAREQWGSGRSVWSADTEDRELVVDQIEVREGTASERVADALGVSPGTPVWVRGRRFVLDGKPVLFATSHLPADIVAASAIAQIDPGPGGTYARLAELGHEPVHFREEIRSRMPSATEAERLSLALGTPVIQIVRTAFAQGGRAVEVNEMTLDSASYVLEYDFDA, from the coding sequence ATGACCAGCCAGGGTGGTGCCCGTCAGCCGAAGTACCAGCGGATCGCGGATGCGCTGAAGGCGGCCATCCGGTCGGGCGAGTACGGTCCGGGTGACCGGCTGCCGGGTGAGAACGACCTCATGGCCACCTACGAGGTCGCACGGATGACCGCACGTCAGGCCCTCGCCGTGCTCCAGAACGAGGGTCTCGCGGAGGCGCGCAAGGGGGCGGGCGTCTTCGTGCGGGCCTTCAGGCCCCTGCGGCGACGGGGCGTCCAGCGGTTGGCGCGGGAGCAGTGGGGGTCGGGCCGGTCCGTCTGGTCCGCCGATACCGAGGACCGCGAGCTCGTCGTCGATCAGATCGAGGTGCGCGAAGGGACGGCGAGCGAGCGCGTCGCCGACGCCCTCGGGGTGTCGCCCGGCACGCCCGTCTGGGTGCGTGGCCGCCGCTTCGTGCTCGACGGCAAGCCGGTGCTGTTCGCGACCTCGCACCTGCCCGCCGACATCGTCGCCGCATCCGCCATCGCCCAGATCGACCCCGGCCCGGGCGGCACCTACGCCCGCCTGGCCGAACTGGGCCACGAGCCGGTGCACTTCCGGGAGGAGATCCGCTCCCGCATGCCCTCGGCAACGGAGGCCGAGCGCCTCTCGCTCGCGCTCGGCACCCCCGTGATCCAGATCGTGCGCACGGCATTCGCCCAAGGCGGCCGGGCCGTCGAAGTGAACGAGATGACCCTCGACTCCGCTTCCTACGTCCTGGAATACGACTTCGACGCCTGA
- a CDS encoding FtsW/RodA/SpoVE family cell cycle protein, with protein MRGLRPLTSAGSRRRTEALLLVFVVAIAVFGHANAGLAMNGALPPNLTGFTISMTLLSLVGHLGIRRFAAYADPLIFPLAMLLTGLGLVLIHRLDQGYIDRYGSDANAPGQLMWTVVGVAACILVVALLRDHRLLQRFIYLTMAVALVLLIAPAFFGADTYGAKRWIILFGFSLQPGEFVKIMIAIFFAGYLVIHRDSLALTGRKFLGMRLPPMRQLGPIITVWIVSMLVLVFERDLGTSLIFFGVFVVMLYVATERTGWIVCGLFMAAVGAFAVGSTEPHVKARVAAWLNPLSYYWENRPAGVTSDQSAQALFSFGTGGMSGTGLGMGHPELIKFAGRSDFILTTVGEELGLAGVMAVLILYALLVQRGLRMALGARDPFGKLLAVGLAAALALQVFVVAGGVTGLIPLTGKALPFLAKGGSSLLANWIMIALLLRISDSAERQREADARGPAETTITPVVAGDVTRAGAG; from the coding sequence GTGCGTGGACTGAGGCCCCTGACGTCGGCGGGCTCGCGCCGCCGCACCGAGGCGCTGCTGCTGGTCTTCGTCGTCGCGATCGCCGTGTTCGGCCACGCCAACGCCGGTCTCGCCATGAACGGCGCGCTGCCGCCCAACCTCACCGGCTTCACGATCAGCATGACGCTGCTGTCGCTGGTCGGGCACCTGGGCATCCGCCGGTTCGCCGCGTACGCGGACCCGCTGATCTTCCCGCTCGCCATGCTGCTGACCGGGCTGGGGCTGGTGCTGATCCACCGCCTCGACCAGGGGTACATCGACCGGTACGGCTCGGACGCGAACGCTCCGGGCCAGCTGATGTGGACGGTGGTCGGCGTCGCCGCCTGCATCCTGGTGGTGGCGCTGCTGCGCGACCACCGGCTGCTGCAGCGGTTCATCTACCTCACGATGGCCGTCGCGCTGGTGCTGCTGATCGCGCCGGCCTTCTTCGGTGCGGACACGTACGGGGCGAAGCGCTGGATCATCCTCTTCGGCTTCTCGCTGCAGCCGGGCGAGTTCGTGAAGATCATGATCGCGATCTTCTTCGCCGGATATCTGGTCATCCACCGGGACTCGCTGGCCCTGACGGGCCGCAAGTTCCTCGGCATGCGGCTGCCCCCGATGCGGCAGCTGGGGCCGATCATCACGGTATGGATCGTCTCCATGCTGGTGCTGGTCTTCGAACGCGACCTCGGCACCTCGCTGATCTTCTTCGGCGTCTTCGTGGTGATGCTGTACGTGGCCACCGAGCGCACCGGCTGGATCGTGTGCGGCCTGTTCATGGCGGCGGTGGGCGCCTTCGCGGTGGGCTCGACGGAACCGCACGTCAAGGCGCGCGTGGCGGCGTGGCTCAACCCGCTGTCGTACTACTGGGAGAACCGGCCGGCCGGGGTCACCTCGGACCAGTCGGCGCAGGCGCTGTTCAGCTTCGGCACCGGCGGCATGTCGGGGACCGGCCTGGGCATGGGGCACCCGGAGCTGATCAAGTTCGCGGGGCGCAGCGACTTCATCCTCACGACGGTCGGCGAGGAGCTCGGGCTGGCCGGGGTGATGGCCGTCCTGATCCTGTACGCGCTCCTCGTGCAGCGCGGGCTGCGGATGGCGCTCGGCGCCCGCGACCCCTTCGGCAAGCTGCTGGCGGTGGGCCTCGCCGCGGCCCTGGCCCTCCAGGTCTTCGTGGTGGCGGGCGGCGTCACGGGCCTGATCCCCCTGACCGGCAAGGCCCTGCCGTTCCTGGCGAAGGGCGGCTCGTCCCTCCTGGCCAACTGGATCATGATCGCCCTGCTCCTGCGCATCAGCGACAGCGCGGAACGCCAGCGCGAGGCGGACGCCCGCGGCCCGGCGGAGACGACGATCACGCCGGTGGTGGCGGGGGACGTCACCCGGGCGGGAGCCGGCTGA
- a CDS encoding LCP family protein: protein MSAHRRKTTAPGHRPSRRRRLGRTMLITSCALAVMAGGGAWYLYRDLASSIGSSKALEGARKSASGDVNVLLMGLDSRKDQNGEDLPDDVLDKLHAGSSDIGGYNANTLILLHVPADGGQAKAFSIPRDDFVDIPGHGKDKIKKAYGLAKEKKQEQLVTQGVGDRRRLEREGREAGRKAEIETVRNFLGVPIDHFAELNLAGFYHLADALGGVPVCLNKPVKDRYSGADFPAGPQTLNGQQSLAFVRQRHGLARGDLDRTKRQQAFLAGATKKLNSAGTFTDPVKLMKLIDAAKQDVVTDEGWDLLSFVKQAKNLSGGKVRFTTLPIEGFGRNHGEDINVVDDMKIKRLIAEQIGPKATPSPSAPGAASASGSGAGSGSGGAPSASPGPAAPPASPAPAPSSGSADGGGIPCVD, encoded by the coding sequence ATGAGCGCGCACCGGAGGAAGACGACCGCCCCAGGCCACCGGCCCTCCCGCCGTCGGCGGCTCGGCCGCACGATGCTGATCACCAGCTGCGCGCTGGCGGTCATGGCGGGCGGCGGCGCCTGGTACCTGTACCGGGACCTGGCCTCCAGCATCGGCAGCTCCAAGGCCCTGGAGGGAGCGCGGAAGTCGGCGTCCGGTGATGTGAACGTCCTGCTCATGGGCCTGGACAGCCGCAAGGACCAGAACGGCGAGGACCTGCCGGACGACGTGCTGGACAAGCTGCACGCCGGCAGTTCGGACATCGGCGGCTACAACGCGAACACCCTGATCCTGCTCCACGTACCCGCCGACGGCGGCCAGGCGAAGGCCTTCTCGATCCCGCGCGACGACTTCGTCGACATACCGGGCCACGGCAAGGACAAGATCAAGAAGGCGTACGGGCTCGCGAAGGAGAAGAAGCAGGAGCAGCTCGTCACACAGGGGGTCGGCGACCGGCGGCGGCTGGAGCGCGAGGGCCGGGAGGCGGGGCGCAAAGCCGAGATCGAGACCGTGCGGAACTTCCTGGGGGTCCCGATCGACCACTTCGCCGAGCTGAACCTGGCCGGTTTCTACCACCTCGCCGACGCCCTGGGCGGGGTACCGGTGTGCCTGAACAAGCCGGTGAAGGACAGGTACTCCGGCGCCGACTTCCCGGCGGGCCCGCAGACCCTGAACGGGCAGCAGTCGCTCGCCTTCGTCCGTCAGCGGCACGGCCTGGCCAGGGGTGACCTGGACCGGACGAAGCGGCAGCAGGCCTTCCTCGCGGGCGCGACGAAGAAGTTGAACTCGGCCGGGACCTTCACCGATCCGGTGAAGCTGATGAAGCTGATCGACGCCGCGAAGCAGGACGTGGTGACGGACGAGGGGTGGGACCTGCTGTCGTTCGTGAAGCAGGCGAAGAACCTGTCCGGCGGGAAGGTGCGCTTCACGACACTCCCCATCGAGGGTTTCGGAAGGAACCATGGGGAGGACATCAACGTCGTAGATGATATGAAGATAAAGCGCCTCATTGCCGAGCAGATCGGGCCGAAGGCCACTCCGAGCCCGAGCGCACCGGGCGCCGCTTCAGCATCGGGTTCGGGGGCGGGCTCGGGCTCGGGAGGGGCGCCCTCCGCGTCGCCCGGGCCGGCCGCACCTCCCGCGTCACCCGCCCCCGCACCCTCGTCCGGCTCCGCGGACGGTGGCGGCATCCCGTGCGTGGACTGA
- a CDS encoding sensor histidine kinase, with the protein MASTVRARTAIAAALAMAAVLAAGGLWLYALLRANLLDNTTGRTELAARKVAVQVDSRTLPPDGRLPAPERGVDLVLVRDARGRTVATSGDPADLPDLGRLSPGGGAGARADAGSGSGSGEDSRSAVLAPDRPGGERRVAVAVEAAGPPGAHDPHTVYAVTVLAEVDDAAGAVAVGLLAGAPPLIAFAAALAWRVTGFALRPVTAIRNELAAVTASELDRRVPDPGGADEIAQLARTVNDTLDRLERADARQRQFTADASHELRNPLAAVRSRLEVALAMDRPDRESVAAALADTERLQRIAADLLLLARLDGGPGPRSEPVDLALLAAEDVARRGGPRVALRLEARTPVPAGGDPARLERALANLVDNALRYARAVVVVRAAADTAGGGAWAVLEVTDDGPGIPEADRDRVFERFVRLDAGRGRASGGTGLGLAIAREIARAHGGDVRALPAPDGGARLVLRIPCR; encoded by the coding sequence GTGGCTAGTACCGTCCGGGCGCGTACGGCGATCGCCGCGGCCCTCGCGATGGCCGCCGTCCTGGCCGCCGGCGGGCTGTGGCTGTACGCCCTGCTGCGGGCCAACCTGCTCGACAACACCACCGGGCGCACCGAGCTCGCCGCCCGCAAGGTCGCCGTCCAGGTCGACAGCCGGACCCTGCCGCCCGACGGCCGGCTGCCCGCGCCCGAACGCGGGGTGGACCTGGTCCTCGTACGGGACGCCCGGGGGCGCACGGTGGCGACCAGCGGGGATCCCGCGGACCTCCCGGACCTGGGCCGGCTGAGCCCCGGGGGCGGCGCCGGGGCGCGTGCCGACGCGGGTTCCGGTTCCGGTTCGGGGGAGGACTCGCGGTCGGCCGTGCTGGCTCCCGACCGCCCCGGCGGGGAGCGGCGCGTGGCGGTCGCGGTGGAGGCCGCCGGTCCGCCGGGCGCGCACGACCCGCACACCGTGTACGCGGTGACCGTGCTCGCGGAGGTGGACGACGCGGCCGGGGCCGTGGCGGTCGGCCTGCTGGCGGGCGCACCCCCGCTGATCGCCTTCGCCGCAGCCCTGGCCTGGCGGGTGACGGGGTTCGCGCTGCGCCCGGTGACGGCCATCCGCAACGAGCTGGCCGCGGTCACCGCGAGCGAGCTCGACCGGCGGGTTCCGGATCCGGGCGGGGCGGACGAGATCGCGCAGCTGGCCCGTACCGTCAACGACACCCTGGACCGGCTGGAGCGGGCCGACGCCCGGCAGCGGCAGTTCACCGCGGACGCCTCGCACGAGCTGCGCAATCCGCTGGCCGCCGTCCGCTCCCGACTGGAGGTGGCCCTGGCCATGGACCGCCCCGACCGGGAGTCGGTGGCGGCCGCGCTGGCCGACACCGAGCGGCTCCAGCGGATCGCGGCGGACCTGCTGCTGCTGGCCCGTCTCGACGGCGGGCCGGGGCCGCGGAGCGAGCCGGTCGACCTGGCGCTGCTGGCCGCGGAGGACGTGGCGCGCCGGGGCGGGCCCCGGGTGGCGCTGCGGCTGGAGGCGCGGACGCCCGTACCGGCCGGCGGGGACCCGGCGCGGCTGGAGCGGGCGCTGGCCAACCTCGTGGACAACGCCCTGCGGTACGCCCGCGCCGTGGTGGTGGTGCGCGCGGCCGCGGACACGGCGGGAGGCGGCGCCTGGGCGGTGCTGGAGGTCACGGACGACGGTCCGGGGATCCCGGAGGCGGACCGGGACCGGGTGTTCGAGCGGTTCGTACGCCTGGACGCGGGCCGCGGCCGGGCCAGCGGCGGGACGGGGCTCGGCCTGGCCATCGCCCGGGAGATCGCGCGGGCGCACGGGGGCGACGTACGAGCGCTGCCGGCGCCCGACGGGGGCGCGCGGCTGGTGCTGCGCATCCCGTGCCGGTAG
- a CDS encoding response regulator transcription factor → MRILVVEDEEGLAESLRRGLSADGHLVEVAHDGHRGLDLALAGGPYEVVLLDLMLPGVSGYEICTRLRAHGDTTPVLMLTARDGEYDEAEGLDSGADDYLTKPFSFVVLAARIRALARRAGAPDRSTLQAGDLLLDPQGRRCRRGSQDIELTARELGVLACLMERPGQAVAKQDILDEVWDAPHGIDPNIVEVYVSSLRRKIDAPFGRRSILTVHGTGYRMAPDGG, encoded by the coding sequence GTGCGCATCCTCGTGGTCGAAGACGAAGAAGGCCTCGCCGAATCCCTGCGGCGCGGCCTGTCCGCCGACGGGCACCTGGTCGAGGTCGCGCACGACGGCCACCGCGGCCTGGACCTCGCCCTCGCCGGCGGCCCGTACGAGGTGGTCCTCCTCGACCTGATGCTCCCGGGCGTGAGCGGCTACGAGATCTGCACCCGCCTGCGCGCCCACGGCGACACCACCCCGGTGCTGATGCTCACCGCCCGGGACGGCGAGTACGACGAGGCCGAGGGCCTGGACTCCGGGGCCGACGACTACCTGACCAAGCCGTTCTCCTTCGTGGTCCTCGCCGCCCGGATCCGGGCGCTGGCCCGCCGTGCGGGCGCGCCCGACCGCTCCACCCTGCAGGCCGGCGACCTCCTCCTCGACCCGCAGGGCCGCCGCTGCCGCCGCGGCTCCCAGGACATCGAGCTCACCGCCCGCGAACTCGGCGTACTGGCCTGCCTGATGGAGCGGCCCGGGCAGGCCGTCGCCAAGCAGGACATCCTCGACGAGGTCTGGGACGCCCCGCACGGCATCGACCCGAACATCGTCGAGGTGTACGTCTCCTCGCTGCGCCGGAAGATCGACGCGCCCTTCGGCCGCCGCTCCATCCTCACCGTCCACGGGACCGGCTACCGGATGGCCCCGGACGGTGGCTAG